From a region of the Vairimorpha necatrix chromosome 4, complete sequence genome:
- a CDS encoding MULE domain-containing protein encodes MDIPEVLQVDFKKNRFLMFDSGMQDNDRFIIIFSEFKKSMIEKIDTSYSRAFDKCNELVTMNVENFVTDFERGLVNALRISFPEANCNGCLFHIGQAAIKEVKNEIPGLLTMQKTGIEPSTRVWRQEIQKSFFISRILDFEEWIYNLKRYEKGLFEAKKPKKRRKKLEQSLKIINIILVKST; translated from the exons ATGGATATACCCGAAGTCCTGCAagtagattttaaaaaaaatcgttTTCTTATGTTTGATAGTGGTATGCAAGATAATGatagatttataataattttttcagaattcaaaaaaagtatgattgaaaaaatagacAC GTCATATTCTAGAGCCTTCGATAAATGTAATGAATTAGTTACTATGAATGTTGAGAACTTTGTGACTGATTTTGAGAGAGGATTGGTCAATGCATTACGAATATCTTTCCCCGAAGCAAACTGTAATGGATGCTTGTTTCATATTGGGCAGGCAGCCATAAAAGA ggtaaaaaatgaaattccCGGACTTCTAACAATGCAGAAAACTGGAATAGAACCATCAACAAGAGTATGGAGACAAGAAATCCAaaaatcgttttttatttcaagaATACTCGATTTTGAAGAATGGATATATAATCTAAAACGTTATGAAAAGGGATTATTTGAAGCcaaaaaaccaaaaaagcgaaggaaaaaattagaacaatcgttaaaaattataaatattattctcGTGAAGAGTACATGA